The DNA region ctcagggtaaattctatcatattgtggtcactgctccctaagggttccttcaccttcggTTCCCTAATCaactctgcctcattacacatcaccaaatccagaatttccTGTTCCCTATATACTTAGAAATGCTGTCATTCAAATGTTAGTGATACCTGCTTTGTAAATATGTTTTTATTCTCTTGGATTGCCTTCTATTTCAAGTTGCAGAGAGTTGTATTTTTAAATCTTAATCACTTTCTGGGATTTATTACTACAGGCTCAGAAATTGATCATAATGGAATGCATCATGCTTCAGTTGAAGTTTCATTGGATGATGGCTCTGGGCTCATGTCTGATGGGCTGGAAAGGACTTACGATGGAAAACTGAAGTGCCGATACTGCAACTATGCTAGCAAAGGGACTGCACGGCTGATGGAGCACATCAGAATGCACACAGGTAATGACTATTCAATGATGACTTCTAAATGACCCAAAATAGAAGTAATTGTCAGAAGTGTTTGTTTCTATTCAAACTACCTAAAGGAGCAGTACTGTACAATAAAGTGAAAACATGATAATCTAATTAACATGCTCAGCAGTGTTGAATTAAAATTTTGGAAtgtcaattggaaatgaatcaatcAACCTTTGGACTTATTTTGAAAGTGAGGTAGGTCAGAAATGATAGGTTGTATGATGCAAGGGGAGTTCTGTTCATGATGCAAATTAAGAAAATTTATGACAACACTTAAATTCTGAATGTGGCAAAACTGGACCTTCAATAGCAATCATGCAGTTTGATTTCAAGGTTGTGGTATTCATTATAATAGGAGTGTGACATATTCCTTCACATAAGTAGACTTAAATGGAGTCTCACCATCAGTGCCCCTTAATACAGTTAACTTGTATTTTATTCTGTATTGGGATTGGATTTCTGTGGTTCAAGTTGAGTTTTGAAAACCTCATCATTGGAATTAGTTCATGTCCATTTATTGTTTGGCATTTTAAGAAAATTAGATTGACTTCAACAGATACTTTGATTAAGTCAGATTAAATCAGTGTCCCTTTTGCTGTTTTTATGGTGTCTCCAGTTTCTCCACACTGATAGGTATGCTTAGTGACTTCTTGCAGGGGCTTCTCCAGAAACTCATTCTCCCTATTTAAACACCAATTTTTTCACACAAAAAGAAACAAAAGGATGTCAAATTTGATCACAATTCTTTGTAACAGTTTGATTTTCTTTAAAAGGAGTACCGATGGTGAGTCTCCCTGTTTAAAGTGAAAGGGCCAGGACTAAAGAAAAAGCAGGTAAGGATTAAAGTATCTATAAATAACATCTGGTCAAGACAACTATAGCATAGTACAGTACTGCTCCTCTAAGTAAGGTGTATAACAGTGTAAAACCAGCATATAACAGCTACAGTTTTTGATTGTAGTCACATTTGAGAAGTTGTTTTTAATAAGTAGAGAATGGCAGCAACATAATATACATTGGGCTGTGATGTGGAAATCAGGAAATGTTATCACCTCTTTTCAAATTCATCTTAGAGATATGTTATCTTCTGTTGATTTTTAAGTGGAAACCTATTTCTTCCTCGACATTTTAAATGAGATTTTCTTCTTAATCAGATGGTGGATAACAGTAGTTGAGATCATTTTGTTTAGTCACCTTTCATATTTCATCAGTTAGCTAAAATACCTGCTCTTAATGGGATTAGGTGGTGCATGAATCCAATTGACACGCATCCTTCCGCTACATGGGAGGAGTTTCATCACTTCGTAACTGACCTGCATCAGAAAAAAATCCATAAATCTGAACTGTCTCACCATgaggaaagaaaaacaaaactaatccAGTCTTGTTACATGGCTATCACGCTGCCTGTCAGTTGACAACCAGATGAGATTGTTGGCCATGATCTCTGAGTTCCACCGCTCTTTAGCACAAGATGCTTAGAGGAGGAAAAATGCAAAAAGGGAGAGAAAATGGCAAGGTTTGCTGATCTATTCTTTCTGATACAGGTGAGAAGCCCCACAGATGTCACCTATGCCCGTTTGCTTCAGCGTATGAGCGGCACCTCGAAGCACATATGCGCTCACACACAGGTGAAAAACCATACAAATGTGAGCTTTGCTCCTTCTGCTGCAGTGATCGAAGTAATTTGTCCCATCACCGTAGACGTAGGCACAAACTTCTTCCCTTGAAAGGTGCTAAAACGTGCCTGACAAATAAGAACATGTTGGGCGTTTTACAGAAAAAAACTAGCAACTCCTTGAGTTATGGGACAAGACTTCTGATTAATCTAAATCCTACTTCCATGGTGGTACAGAAGCCAGATTACCTCAATGACTTTTCTCATTTGTCAGCTAACTCCTGTGAGGGTTTGCAAAAAGTACAGTCTGGTGGGATCTCGAGGGACACACAAGATATTATGGTGGATAATCCATTAAACCAGCTTTCTACCTTAGCAGGCCAATTGTCCAGCCTTCCATCTGAAAACCAAGTTCCGGCATCTCCTGAGGTGGTAACCTGCAGGGATGAAAAACCATATGTGATCTCACAGTCTACAGCACCAGTCGTTTCCACGGTAGCTTCCAGTGTGGCCCAAAGTTCATCCCCTATCAGTCCAGATGCATGTCCCACGCACAATCAGCAGAACTTCAGTCCTGTGGCAGGCCCCAGTAGTGAGCACAGTGCTCACACAAGTACACCCAGCGTGACGAACAGCCAGCCTAGCACTCCTGCTCCTGCACTTCAGGTCCAGGATCCCCAGCTTCTGCACCATTGCCAGCACTGTGACATGTATTTTGCGGACAATATCCTTTATACAATTCACATGGGCTGCCATGGTTATAAGAACCCATTCCAATGTAACATATGTGGATGTAAATGTAGAGACAAATATGACTTTGCTTGTCATTTTGCTCGGGGTCAACATAAGCAGAATTAACAATACAGCACTTAAATAAATGTTGGTATTCAATTTTAATACATATTGGACTAATGTTGGTTCATATTGAGGTTATTAAATATGTATTAAGAGGGAATGATTTACTTGCCTCACCATTTTTTTCCTTTTGTGAACACTTTAAAATGCTTTTCATCACAGTCTTCTAAGTAGGTATGAATTAGACTCTAGCACTTCAAAGTATATTGGTGCAGCACCATTTCATACATCTCCTGTACTAGAAAAGAGTAAACTTTGGTAATAGCATTACCTCTGAAAAGATTGCAGTGGTCTTAGAGTGGAATATGTTTTGGTTATATCACTGTGTCAAGTGCTGATCTTGTTTAGTATCCAACTGTCATTATTGAGAGATAAAAAATGTATGCACAGATAACTGAAGAGATGTAAACTCCAATTACTTTGCCCCAGGTATATTCTTTATTAATAGTCTGCAGTAAATTGAAATAACAATTAATTAAATGAATAAGTTATATTATTTTAATGCATTTTTTGCTACTGAATTTTTCTTCCTGCATTAAAATATTGAGAttaatggtgacacagtggttagcactgctgcctcatggcgccaaggacctgggttcgatcccagccccggctcactgtccgtgtggaatttgcacattctccccgtgtctatgtgggtctcacccccacaacccaaagatgtgcaaggtcggtggatttgccattctaatttgccccttaattggaaaaaaaagaattggatactttaaattttaaacAAATTCTGAGATTGAATTAAGTTGCCCATTTAACAGCACATTCAAAGGTTTTGTGCTTTAACATGGACAGCAACAACTGAAAAAGGTAAATTTTTAGTCAAAAATGCAACATAAAATAGTCCTTAATTCTAGTAAGCATTCACATCTTCACTGCAAAATTCAAAGCAAATTTCTACAAATGTCCGTATGCTAATTCTGAGGACTGGAGAAACATTTCTACATCAATGTCAAAAATCCATAACTCGATGCTACAAAAATGTAAAGTGCTTTCGTAGAGTTTTGAAATTCCAAAATTGCAGTACCTGCCAAAAGTAGTTGGCACCGTCTATGTCTTCATTTTGCACGTGGGTAGTGTCTGGATGATCTGACAACACCAAAAACCATCCTTGTTGTGGCATATGTTAGGACAATCCTCACCTTTTTACTTTAATGCAGAGACATGGACTCAACAGAATTGTCCGATAATCTTTATATATGAAAACAATATAAACCCAACATGTGCAATACAAATTAAATAGATACCTTGATGCATACAAATAACACATTCATGTGAACTAAACCCTTTGATTACTTATGACAAGACGATAAGAGCTTCAGCAGTTTACTAGTGCGTTGTACTTTTTTCTAAACTTCCAGTATATAAGGTTCGTGCATAAACACTAACCTTACATGTAACACAGTTATATAGACAAATTCCCCTTCTCACACAATCTGTTTATTGCTCTTTATGTATTTCTCTCAATCTGGCATTTGCTTCTACCTGAATTATGGTCATCTACACAGACCTGTTACCATTTAATTCTCTTTCCACCATTCTATTCTCAGCTTTTTACTTGCAACGCAAAAGTCCTTTGTTAATTATTAGTTTACTTTTCTTGTAATTCCTAACAGCCTGAATCTTTTACATTGTTGAAAGCTGGATCTTCATAGAGGCTCTAACACTTGTCCACCATAATGTCAACAAAAGAGTTACAGAAACCCTGGGAAAATAGCATAAATATAATTATGTTTTCTGGGACTTCCGCAACTTTTAGGTTAAAATTAAGGCAGCCAAACTGGAGAACCATCATTAAAATTTACGCCTTGGTTTTTAAACGTTGTTATAGATTTTACAGGTAGAATTTTTGTTTGGAATATATTTTGAAAGTTTTCCTCTTCACTGTGCAGTGTAGCTGTTATATTTAGTGATTTTTATTGCAAACAAGTAGTTCAAATCTACAGAATTTAAAGAAGCAATTAGATTACTTTGTGAATATCGTACTTCAAGCAAAATATATATTTTGAACTGAGTGACCTTAATATATCACCTACAAACATTATTTCCTGTTCTTTACAGATAGGTTTTAGAATACACaaagcactttttttttttaaatattgctgGAGTGGAACTGGCTGTAGATCCACAGTTCTCCCTCTTGGTTCATTTCCATAGTATAAATAATTTGCTCCAGTAACTGACAGCATTGTAAATCCACAAAAATATGCTAATCAGCTGATGGGTTAAGATCAGTTTCTGGGGTAAAAATAAATGCAGGGAATTTCACATTTGCATTCCCGAGGTTTGTGGCGACTGGTATTCGGAGACCAAAATTCAGATATAGCAGAAATTATCTCTTTGCATGAAGGTTGGTGCAAAGTGAATGATCAACATTTGCAGAAGTGAGGGAATGAAAAAAGTAATACACACTAGATACTCTATTTACAAAAAAATAGTCTCTAttgtatattttaaaaaatatctttCCTCCACAGGTCACACTTATTGGCAATAGTGTAGTGTTGATTATAAATTCTGTTTTGACTCCGAGTGTGCTTGCCACCAAAGCAAATACAATTTACACACCTTTTGTGCCTTCAAGGCTGAAATTGATCAAATTTACAAAGCTTTTTATTTCAAATTACTTGATTTTAAATACAATTGGTTAGTACTTAGCACAACATATCCATGTCCAGTTGTTTGGCAAAACAACAGCACTGTATTTCTCTCATGTCACTTTGGAAATGTAGATTATGTCAATCTGAGGTGAGTTTGCCCCCTTGTCTGCTTTATTCTcctttattgatttcaaattgatATTGACAAAGAGTTATAGTggtcattggggggggggaagtggatttACATTCATCATTCAATTATGATCTGCATTACTGGCTTGTGCTACAAAATCTCAATTAGCATAAACTGTAGCCTAAATTTTGAAGACTAATAACCAGAGGTGCCTAGGAAATACATCTGCAAAAGTGTTTCATTTTTGAGAATTCCAGGATATAAATTTTCAGAAGATACTCTATCAAGCATCTTTTAAAATTGTTATATACATTAAACAATAAATGAATATTTCATTTTTCAGTGTGGAGTTTAGATGATGGaatattggattttttttttaaaaagcagtgatACTGACTTCACAAGGTGATTGTGAATGTGCATCACCTTTCCTCCGTTTACAATCTCACCTCTGAGTCTGACCCACACTAAGAGTTGACTGCATTAATTATGCAATATTTCAGTTCTGAGTGAGTGTTTTATTGTAGGAGATGCAATCCTTGAAAAATGATCTTGTCTGCTTCACTCAACTTCTCGGCAGTGCCCCAGTGGTCaatttgaaatgaatgaatgaaattaaatgaaaatcgcttattgtcacaagtaggcttcagtgaagttactgtgaaaagcccctagtcgccacattccggcgcctgttcggggaggctggtacggaaattgaaccatgctgctggcctgccttggtctgctttaaaagccagctatttagcccagtgtgctaaaccagcccctgatttaaGTTTCTTGCGAATTTTAATATTGGTTTGGAACTCCTCAGCTCTAAGCATGCATACAAAATATAAAACAAGCAGTGACATAAGAACATGGAATCTTGGAAAGCCTTGTTCTGCTAGCTGTTTAACTCTGTCCGCAGCTATGGACATTTTTCCACCAAAAAATATTAATTTCAATTGATGTATTTGTGCCTATCTAAGTTACTGCAATTCAAATTACTGTAGTTTTATACTTGTACATGAAGAGCTTTGAGACACATGAGGCTATGTAAGTGGAAGTCCTTTTTTTTTAAGCTGCTGAGTGCTAAGGCTTAAAATAACAAACCATTTTCAAGCTTCTTTATTAACCATACAGACAAACTTGTTAAAATTATATTGCATAGCAACTCGGGATGACTCAGATACCTAATGGGGCCAATTTATGTTAATTCTGTTTTGACTTGCACAGCTGTTACATATAACATTTTAAAACCAAAATGCAATTCTATTCTGTTTGAAAATTCAGTTCTTCCCTTTTGTTTTTGCAGCGCGAGGACAGGACATTTAAGGCATCTCATTTTAGTTAATTTATTCTATTGCTAAAACTACTAATCATTTTTAGTGAAGGTTTCAAAGATGCACTTGCCCTCTAGTACCTTACCCCAGTTGTCATAATTCCAGACTTTATGGCCTAGACAGCTGAATGGATCCGGTGGACAAAGAAATTGAGGATGCACAAAAGGCCAGAAATGGAGTAATACAGAGCTGTCAGAGGGTTACAATACTTGAAAAGATTACAAAGAAAGAAGGGAGACGGCAACAGTGAGATTTGAacgcaagaatgagaattttaatttAATTGCTGCTTGGATGGAGAGTGAACACAGGGCTGGTGGGTCAGCAGGACTTGGTGTGAATCAGGGTATGGGCTAGTAGAGCTTTAGTACTGCTGAATTTTATGGAGGATTTAACTGAGCAAAGATCTTTAAAGAAACATTCTTGGTCTGTTTGCCAATTATTTATATTTATACACTTTGAGTTAGGACAATCACATTGTTAACAAAGCGACTAATATTCAGTTTTTACGCAAAAATGAACTATTGTAGAACATACACACCAATGAAGTCCTGGAAGATCTACTGATCATAgctattaaaaaaataaattttgtttATTCGGTCATCATAGAAATGGgtctaattaaatggacagaattaCATGTGATTTCCAAAACAGCTGTAAAATCCTGGAATGCCATGTGATGACATTTTACTTATTCATTCATCTGAGAACAGCTAGGAAATTAATTTTGATAGATGTGGTATTTTGTATTTTTGAATATAGCTACCTATAAAATCAGGAGTTCAACCAGATCTTTACTGCAGTAACTTTTCTCAGATTCCTCAAAATTATCCTCTAGCATTTCTGACCACATGGGAGTCCAGTATCCTCCAGTGAGTCTGACCAAACTGAGTCCAGTGTTCCATCATTGATTTGTTGTATGTGATTATATACGTAAATGTCTATTAATGCGATGACAGACACCACTGAGATAGCACTTTATTAACTAGAGCATTAAGGAATTTGATGGAAGAAGTGCAGGTTGAGCTGTTGGCTTGATTATTCCAAGCCTTTGTGTTTAATAATGCATTGTCGAATTAAGTTTTATAAACCCCGATTTAATTTTGTACACTGTACAATGGAAGTTTTGTTACATGTTTTTAATTAAAATAAAGTCATTTTTTGTTTGCCTTTCTAGCAATGCTGTTTGCATATATGTACACATTAACGTGCATATAT from Scyliorhinus torazame isolate Kashiwa2021f chromosome 16, sScyTor2.1, whole genome shotgun sequence includes:
- the LOC140393164 gene encoding zinc finger protein Pegasus-like, whose translation is MDEKRAASVDFVKDFQEYLTQQTQHVNMISGSVGGEKEPSSLQTGSEIDHNGMHHASVEVSLDDGSGLMSDGLERTYDGKLKCRYCNYASKGTARLMEHIRMHTGEKPHRCHLCPFASAYERHLEAHMRSHTGEKPYKCELCSFCCSDRSNLSHHRRRRHKLLPLKGAKTCLTNKNMLGVLQKKTSNSLSYGTRLLINLNPTSMVVQKPDYLNDFSHLSANSCEGLQKVQSGGISRDTQDIMVDNPLNQLSTLAGQLSSLPSENQVPASPEVVTCRDEKPYVISQSTAPVVSTVASSVAQSSSPISPDACPTHNQQNFSPVAGPSSEHSAHTSTPSVTNSQPSTPAPALQVQDPQLLHHCQHCDMYFADNILYTIHMGCHGYKNPFQCNICGCKCRDKYDFACHFARGQHKQN